From a region of the Ascaphus truei isolate aAscTru1 unplaced genomic scaffold, aAscTru1.hap1 HAP1_SCAFFOLD_1913, whole genome shotgun sequence genome:
- the LOC142477068 gene encoding uncharacterized protein LOC142477068 yields MNTIFSTVGYGIQQVIHTEKKSYICSECGKSFIQKSNLVAHQRIHTGVKPYTCSQCEKSFRQKSYLVAHQRIHTGERPYNCSECEKSFCNKSTLVRHQMTHTGVKPYNCSQCEKSFSQKSDLVTHQRIHTGERPYNCSCCERSFSHKSNLISHQRIHTRVRPYICSECGKSFILKSNLVIHQRIHTGVRPYNCSECEKSFSLKSDLVAHQRIHTGERPYNCSCCERSFSHKSNLIRHQRIHARVRPYNCSECGKSFNNKSNLVKHQIIHTRVTPCNCSECEKSFCNKSTLVRHQITHTRVAPYNCSECGKSFSHKSSLVLHQRIHTGERPYKCSECGKSFNHKSNLVKHQIIHTRVAPYNYSECGKSFCHKSSLVTHQNIHTGVTL; encoded by the coding sequence ATGAATACCATATTTTCCACGGTAGGTTATGGTATACAGCAAGTAATCCATACAGAGAAGAAATCCTATatctgctctgaatgtgggaaaagcttcattcagaaatcaaatcttgttgcacaccaaagaatccacacgggGGTGAAGCCTTATACCTGCTCTCaatgtgagaaaagcttcagACAGAAATCATATCTTGttgcacaccaaagaatccacacaggggagagaccctataactgctctgaatgtgagaaaagcttcTGCAATAAATCTACACTTGTTAGACACCAAATGAcccacacaggggtgaagccttaCAACTGCTCTCaatgtgagaaaagcttcagtcagaaatcagatcttgttacacaccagagaatccacacaggggagagaccctataactgctcttgTTGTGAGAGAAGCTTCAGTCACAAATCTAATCTTATTAGTCATCAAAGAATCCACACAAGGGTGAGACCCTATatctgctctgaatgtgggaaaagcttcattcTGAAATCTAATCTTGttatacaccaaagaatccacacgggggtgagaccctataactgctctgaatgtgagaaaagctttAGTCTGAAATCAGATCTTGttgcacaccaaagaatccacacaggggagagaccctataactgctcttgTTGTGAGAGAAGCTTCAGTCACAAATCTAATCTTATAAGACATCAAAGAATCCACGCAAgggtgagaccctataactgttctgaatgtgggaaaagcttcaataACAAATCTAATCTTGTTAAACATCAAATAATCCACACAAGGGTGACACCCTGTAACTgttctgaatgtgagaaaagcttcTGCAATAAATCTACACTTGTTAGACACCAAATAACCCACACACGGGTtgcaccctataactgctctgaatgtgggaaaagcttcagtcataAATCAAGTCTTGTtctacaccaaagaatccacacaggggagagaccctataaatgttctgaatgtgggaaaagcttcaatcACAAATCTAATCTTGTTAAACATCAAATAATCCACACACGGGTTGCACCCTATAACtactctgaatgtgggaaaagcttctgtCATAAATCaagtcttgttacacaccaaaacatccacacaggggtgacCCTGTAA